A stretch of Anaeromyxobacter dehalogenans 2CP-1 DNA encodes these proteins:
- a CDS encoding V-type ATP synthase subunit B, whose product MDLVTRRIRGALGIAGPLLFLEGVPRARLGEVVRIRGEPEANGRAAEERSGQVIALSRDRIAVQVLEETRGLAPARAEVTLTGQVARLGVSRGMLGRVLDGLGRPADGLPPPVPEARPAIHGAALNVTRREKPSDFIETGVSAIDGMNTLVRGQKLPVFSCAGLPASRLAAQIVCQARVRGGEAFAVVFAAMGSPFREYHAFLEAFRAAGVLARTVVFLNRAEDPPIERLMTPRCALTCAEHLAFVHGLHVLVVLTDVTSYCEALREVALAREEVPGRRGYPGYMYTDLATIFERAGRVRGRPGSLTQLPVLTMPDDDLTHPIPDLTGYITEGQIVLSRDLDRRGVYPPIDVLPSLSRLMGLGAGPGKTRDDHRPVADQLYAFYARGRDVRRMAAIVGAASLGEEEKRLLAFADAFEDELVGQGGTFRTIEDTLEAGWRLLSGFPPAALTRIPERLLRARSARPAAGAAAVSGGAVA is encoded by the coding sequence ATGGACCTCGTCACCCGCCGGATCCGCGGGGCGCTCGGCATCGCCGGCCCGCTGCTGTTCCTGGAGGGCGTGCCGCGCGCGCGCCTGGGCGAGGTGGTGCGCATCCGGGGCGAGCCCGAGGCGAACGGGCGCGCCGCGGAGGAGCGGAGCGGGCAGGTGATCGCGCTCTCGCGCGACCGGATCGCGGTGCAGGTGCTGGAGGAGACGCGCGGCCTCGCGCCCGCGCGCGCCGAGGTCACGCTCACCGGGCAGGTGGCGCGCCTGGGCGTCTCGCGCGGCATGCTGGGGCGGGTGCTGGACGGGCTCGGCCGGCCCGCCGACGGCCTGCCGCCGCCGGTGCCGGAGGCGCGCCCCGCCATCCACGGGGCGGCCCTCAACGTCACGCGGCGCGAGAAGCCCTCCGACTTCATCGAGACCGGCGTCTCCGCCATCGACGGGATGAACACGCTGGTGCGCGGCCAGAAGCTGCCGGTGTTCTCCTGCGCCGGGCTGCCGGCCTCGCGCCTCGCGGCGCAGATCGTGTGCCAGGCGCGGGTGCGCGGGGGCGAGGCGTTCGCGGTGGTGTTCGCGGCCATGGGCTCGCCGTTCCGCGAGTACCACGCGTTCCTGGAGGCGTTCCGCGCCGCGGGCGTGCTGGCTCGCACGGTGGTGTTCCTGAACCGCGCCGAGGACCCGCCCATCGAGCGGCTCATGACGCCGCGGTGCGCGCTCACCTGCGCCGAGCACCTGGCGTTCGTGCACGGGCTCCACGTGCTGGTGGTGCTCACCGACGTGACCAGCTACTGCGAGGCGCTGCGCGAGGTGGCGCTGGCGCGCGAGGAGGTGCCGGGGCGGCGCGGTTACCCCGGCTACATGTACACCGACCTCGCCACGATCTTCGAGCGCGCGGGGCGCGTGCGGGGGCGGCCGGGCTCGCTCACCCAGCTCCCGGTGCTCACCATGCCGGACGACGACCTCACCCACCCCATCCCCGACCTGACCGGCTACATCACCGAGGGGCAGATCGTCCTCTCGCGCGACCTGGACCGCCGCGGCGTGTACCCGCCCATCGACGTGCTGCCCTCGCTGTCGCGGCTCATGGGCCTGGGCGCGGGGCCGGGCAAGACCCGGGACGACCACCGCCCCGTGGCGGACCAGCTGTACGCGTTCTACGCGCGCGGCCGCGACGTGCGGCGCATGGCGGCCATCGTGGGCGCGGCCAGCCTGGGCGAGGAGGAGAAGCGGCTGCTCGCGTTCGCGGACGCGTTCGAGGACGAGCTGGTGGGACAGGGCGGCACCTTCCGCACCATCGAGGACACGCTCGAGGCCGGCTGGCGGCTGCTGTCCGGCTTCCCGCCCGCGGCGCTCACCCGCATCCCGGAGCGGCTGCTGCGCGCCCGTTCGGCCCGACCCGCGGCCGGGGCGGCGGCGGTGTCCGGCGGAGCCGTCGCATGA
- a CDS encoding methyl-accepting chemotaxis protein gives MQTQIRRSRSLGFRLGGSALALFAAAAVLIGLNLWMLAGLHGEEEWTAKLVEGAVLRYQALDLSERLFDAPAERARTREALVHTMTALDERYRVLLQGDPEAGTEPIRDPRVVASLRAREGTWTNELRPLLARVMAAPGRAEAQADLDRFREIHERYLTQLQGDSAVAAQVTAGRVRQFLVVQVLFAILVIAVLAAVLTVTRDTTRRIGRLAAAADRLATGDLEARAAVPGQDEVAALGRSFDAMTEKVRSGLTKEQSMRRQVEELLAAVRDTATRLATGTNQIVTSTNQQATGAQEQAGAVTETVAVVEELAQMSSQAAQRAQAAAETARRSDEIGQDGRRAVERAVGSMTAAKEQADSVAESIVRLAEQTQAVGDIVNLVNEISDQTNLLALNAAIEASRAGEQGKGFSVVAAEVKSLSEQAKKATVEVRRILGEIQKMASRSVVSTEQYSKGMAQATEAARSAGETIHSLAGAIAELAETSSHMSATATQQAQGLGQINQAMRDVKQTTDQTVQAIRQTEQAVQDLSTLAVRLTQLLSEPDRAA, from the coding sequence ATGCAGACGCAGATCCGCCGGAGCCGATCGCTCGGCTTCCGCCTCGGGGGCTCCGCCCTCGCGCTGTTCGCCGCGGCCGCGGTGCTCATCGGCCTGAACCTGTGGATGCTCGCCGGCTTGCACGGCGAGGAGGAGTGGACCGCCAAGCTCGTCGAGGGCGCGGTGCTGCGGTACCAGGCGCTCGATCTCTCGGAGCGGCTGTTCGACGCGCCGGCCGAGCGCGCCCGCACCCGCGAGGCGCTGGTGCACACCATGACCGCGCTGGACGAGCGCTACCGCGTGCTGCTCCAGGGCGATCCCGAGGCAGGCACCGAGCCCATCCGCGACCCGCGGGTGGTGGCCTCGCTCCGGGCGCGAGAGGGGACGTGGACGAACGAGCTCCGGCCCCTGCTCGCCCGCGTCATGGCCGCGCCCGGCCGCGCCGAGGCGCAGGCCGACCTCGACCGGTTCCGGGAGATCCACGAGCGCTACCTGACCCAGCTGCAGGGCGACTCGGCGGTGGCCGCGCAGGTGACCGCCGGCCGCGTGCGCCAGTTCCTGGTGGTGCAGGTGCTGTTCGCGATCCTGGTGATCGCCGTCCTCGCGGCGGTGCTGACGGTCACGCGCGACACCACGCGCCGCATCGGCCGGCTCGCCGCCGCAGCCGACCGGCTCGCCACGGGCGACCTCGAGGCCCGCGCCGCGGTGCCCGGCCAGGACGAGGTCGCCGCGCTCGGGCGCTCGTTCGACGCCATGACCGAGAAGGTCCGCAGCGGCCTCACCAAGGAGCAGTCGATGCGGCGCCAGGTGGAGGAACTCCTCGCGGCGGTGCGGGACACCGCCACGCGGCTCGCCACCGGCACGAACCAGATCGTCACCTCCACCAACCAGCAGGCCACCGGGGCGCAGGAGCAGGCGGGCGCGGTCACCGAGACGGTCGCGGTGGTCGAGGAGCTGGCACAGATGTCGTCGCAGGCGGCGCAGCGCGCGCAGGCGGCGGCCGAGACGGCGCGGCGCTCCGACGAGATCGGGCAGGACGGCCGCCGCGCGGTGGAGCGCGCGGTCGGCTCGATGACCGCGGCGAAGGAGCAGGCCGACTCGGTGGCCGAGAGCATCGTCCGGCTGGCCGAGCAGACGCAGGCGGTGGGCGACATCGTCAACCTGGTGAACGAGATCTCCGACCAGACCAACCTGCTCGCGCTCAACGCGGCCATCGAGGCGTCGCGCGCCGGCGAGCAGGGCAAGGGCTTCTCGGTGGTCGCGGCCGAGGTGAAGTCGCTCTCGGAGCAGGCCAAGAAGGCCACCGTGGAGGTGCGGCGCATCCTGGGCGAGATCCAGAAGATGGCGAGCCGCTCGGTGGTCTCGACCGAGCAGTACTCGAAGGGGATGGCCCAGGCGACCGAAGCGGCCCGCAGCGCCGGCGAGACCATCCACTCGCTCGCCGGCGCCATCGCCGAGCTGGCCGAGACCTCGAGCCACATGTCCGCCACCGCCACGCAGCAGGCCCAGGGGCTCGGGCAGATCAACCAGGCCATGCGCGACGTGAAGCAGACCACCGACCAGACCGTCCAGGCCATCCGCCAGACCGAGCAGGCGGTCCAGGACCTCTCCACGCTCGCGGTGCGGCTCACGCAGCTGCTCTCCGAGCCGGACCGGGCCGCCTAG
- a CDS encoding CheR family methyltransferase translates to MTTGSPPGAWSHPAFADVAAEVARHAGLRIPAHRRPEVEQAARRAMRAAGLTDPRAYAERLRDGRLAVADLVTAVTVGETYFFRDPAQLALVRDRVVPALAASRPAGHALRAWSAACATGEEAYTLAFTLEQAGVGERSRVLGTDISRPALARARAGAYGEWSLRGPERATAARLLLREGERWMVPPRIRARVRFEYLNLADDTYPSPRTGTAGVDLVLCRNALMYLEREVVAAVARRLHAALAPGGWLLTGLADPPLGGLAPFEPISTAAGVVYHRPPHGAPAAQRDRPARRPVGPGTAARPAAAPPPPPPPPAPVLPAPAAPPPDTAGALDALRRGDWQAVVDRAGALLATPEGAATLVRAAANAGDPARAEALAARAVEAHPLAPELHLLHAAILAELGRVEVALEAVRRCLYLDPGLAVAHAQLAGLLARAGDAVGARRSWRNVRRICAALPPDAPLPLGDGRCAGPLSEVASAQLELLGGGDDRG, encoded by the coding sequence ATGACGACGGGTTCCCCCCCGGGCGCGTGGTCGCATCCCGCCTTCGCCGACGTCGCGGCGGAGGTGGCGCGCCACGCCGGGCTCCGCATCCCCGCGCACCGCCGCCCCGAGGTGGAGCAGGCCGCGCGCCGCGCGATGCGTGCGGCGGGGCTCACCGATCCGCGCGCCTACGCCGAGCGGCTGCGCGACGGGCGGCTCGCGGTGGCCGACCTCGTGACCGCCGTGACCGTGGGCGAGACGTACTTCTTCCGGGATCCGGCGCAGCTCGCGCTGGTCCGCGACCGCGTCGTGCCCGCGCTCGCGGCGAGCCGCCCGGCGGGGCACGCGCTCCGGGCCTGGAGCGCTGCGTGCGCGACGGGCGAGGAGGCGTACACGCTCGCGTTCACGCTGGAGCAGGCCGGCGTGGGCGAGCGGTCGCGCGTGCTCGGCACCGACATCTCGCGCCCGGCGCTGGCCCGCGCCCGCGCCGGCGCGTACGGCGAGTGGTCGCTCCGCGGCCCCGAGCGCGCCACCGCGGCGCGCCTGCTGCTGCGGGAGGGCGAGCGCTGGATGGTCCCCCCGCGGATCCGCGCCCGGGTGCGCTTCGAGTACCTGAACCTCGCCGACGACACCTACCCGTCGCCGCGGACCGGCACCGCGGGCGTGGACCTGGTCCTGTGTCGCAACGCGCTCATGTACCTAGAGCGCGAGGTGGTGGCCGCGGTGGCGCGCCGCCTCCACGCCGCGCTCGCCCCCGGCGGCTGGCTGCTCACCGGGCTGGCGGATCCGCCGCTCGGCGGGCTCGCGCCGTTCGAGCCGATCTCCACCGCGGCCGGCGTCGTCTACCACCGCCCCCCGCACGGCGCGCCCGCCGCGCAGCGCGACCGGCCCGCGCGCCGTCCGGTCGGGCCAGGGACCGCGGCGCGCCCGGCCGCCGCGCCGCCTCCGCCTCCGCCGCCGCCGGCGCCGGTCCTCCCCGCGCCCGCCGCCCCGCCACCGGACACGGCCGGCGCGCTCGATGCGCTCCGGCGCGGCGACTGGCAGGCCGTCGTGGACCGGGCCGGCGCGCTCCTCGCCACGCCGGAGGGAGCCGCCACCCTGGTCCGCGCCGCGGCGAACGCCGGAGATCCGGCGCGGGCGGAGGCGCTGGCCGCACGCGCCGTGGAGGCGCACCCGCTCGCCCCCGAGCTGCACCTCCTCCACGCCGCGATCCTCGCCGAGCTGGGCCGGGTCGAGGTCGCGCTGGAGGCGGTCCGCAGGTGCCTGTACCTCGACCCGGGCCTGGCGGTGGCGCACGCGCAGCTCGCCGGGCTGCTCGCCCGTGCCGGCGACGCGGTCGGCGCCCGCCGGTCCTGGCGCAACGTCCGGCGCATCTGCGCCGCCCTGCCCCCGGATGCCCCCCTGCCGCTGGGCGACGGGCGGTGCGCGGGCCCCCTTTCCGAGGTAGCATCGGCGCAGCTCGAGCTGCTCGGCGGAGGCGATGACCGAGGGTGA
- a CDS encoding V-type ATPase subunit codes for MARLDRLNARVGARRPLLLDAQGLRELLTRPSTEARVELLRTRAAGAGLPADAAVPPVALARVEAGLRAAARAEAERLVGLAEGRRARALLAAFLALDEAAAVKAVLRGVALGAPIDATVAAAPAVTPPGPEALRAAAAAPALADAVAVLEAAGSTVAAAVRPALPQVAKAGLAPLERAADRAGLARARAACRRRGEDGEILARHLTDRVDARNAETLLELDGGAPEPGTWLEGGRRWGAAALDALARAGPPAARRAVAAGFGLPDAALASPWAAERALEAALVAPLRREARRRPLSIAVPLRHLLERRAEVARVAVLLRGAAVGVAGDELLDLVEA; via the coding sequence GTGGCCCGGCTCGACCGCCTGAACGCGCGCGTGGGCGCGCGGCGACCGCTCCTGCTCGACGCGCAGGGGCTGCGCGAGCTGCTCACGCGCCCGTCCACCGAGGCGCGGGTGGAGCTGCTCCGGACCCGGGCCGCCGGCGCCGGCCTGCCGGCGGACGCGGCCGTCCCGCCGGTGGCGCTGGCGCGCGTCGAGGCCGGGCTCCGGGCCGCGGCACGGGCCGAGGCCGAGCGGCTGGTGGGGCTGGCCGAGGGGCGCCGCGCGCGCGCCCTGCTCGCGGCGTTCCTCGCGCTCGACGAGGCCGCGGCGGTGAAGGCGGTGCTCCGCGGCGTGGCGCTGGGGGCGCCCATCGACGCGACCGTCGCCGCGGCGCCCGCGGTGACGCCCCCCGGGCCCGAGGCGCTGCGCGCCGCCGCGGCCGCGCCGGCGCTCGCGGACGCCGTGGCGGTGCTGGAGGCGGCCGGCTCGACGGTCGCGGCCGCGGTCCGGCCCGCGCTGCCGCAGGTCGCGAAGGCCGGGCTCGCGCCGCTGGAGCGCGCCGCGGATCGCGCCGGGCTGGCGCGGGCGCGGGCCGCGTGCCGCCGCCGCGGCGAGGACGGCGAGATCCTGGCGCGCCACCTCACCGATCGCGTGGACGCGCGGAACGCGGAGACGCTGCTGGAGCTGGATGGCGGCGCGCCGGAGCCTGGGACCTGGCTCGAGGGCGGTCGGCGCTGGGGCGCGGCCGCGCTCGACGCCCTGGCGCGGGCGGGGCCGCCGGCGGCGCGGCGGGCCGTGGCGGCGGGGTTCGGCCTGCCCGACGCGGCGCTGGCGTCGCCATGGGCGGCGGAGCGCGCGCTGGAGGCCGCGCTGGTGGCGCCGCTCCGGCGCGAGGCGCGACGGCGGCCGCTCTCGATCGCGGTGCCGCTGCGGCACCTGCTGGAGCGCCGGGCCGAGGTGGCCCGCGTGGCCGTGCTCCTCCGCGGCGCCGCGGTCGGCGTCGCGGGCGACGAGCTCCTCGACCTGGTGGAGGCGTGA
- a CDS encoding V-type ATP synthase subunit I: MILPMARVEVLGPRDLLPRALELLQVRGAVELRPAPAAARPAAPLPGAPERAARLAEAVRQIDALAGRLPPARGEAAPLELPEPGTQELLDRLATLESELARIEAGRAALAEEREATARFARLVMALAPLTHGVDPAAEPELHGLVLRTDPAALALLESEVRRLSGGACEVKARPLDAEHTGVLVVVPRAAGRALTALFFERGVDEVRLPPAYGGRRLLDVLLLLSARARALPEEIAAADAALARLGAGLAPALAGARARAEGELARLHAMGSCGETRFAFVATGYMPAEQVAALRAAVAAELGDRITVLAERPRRSEWPQVPVVLRNRGWLRPFERLLALVSLPRYGSVDPTPWLALFFPLFFGLVLGDVAFGAAGVAVSLWARRRGWGGRAGRDLAWVALWCSASSAFFGLLYGEALGELGAHLGLHPLLLDRRRGFMSFLAGVLALGGVHVLLGMGLGVGSALRERHVREAVGRAAKGVLLVAAAASAAALAGKLPAGALRPALFGTLGALAVAVGAEGPMAALDLVLGLGNVLSYARLMALGLASAMLAEVANLIAATLEPAPVGIAIGVLLHAVNFSLCLISPIVAALRLHYVEFFEKFYQEGGEPFRPFALDA, from the coding sequence GTGATCCTGCCGATGGCGCGCGTGGAGGTGCTCGGGCCGCGGGACCTGCTCCCGCGGGCGCTCGAGCTGCTCCAGGTGCGGGGCGCGGTGGAGCTCCGCCCGGCGCCCGCCGCAGCGCGGCCGGCGGCGCCGCTCCCGGGCGCGCCGGAGCGGGCGGCGCGGCTCGCCGAGGCGGTCCGCCAGATCGACGCGCTCGCCGGCCGGCTCCCGCCCGCGCGCGGGGAGGCCGCGCCGCTGGAGCTGCCCGAGCCCGGCACGCAGGAGCTCCTCGACCGGCTCGCCACGCTCGAGTCGGAGCTGGCGCGGATCGAGGCGGGGCGCGCCGCGCTCGCCGAGGAGCGCGAGGCCACCGCGCGCTTCGCCCGGCTGGTGATGGCGCTCGCGCCGCTCACGCACGGCGTGGACCCCGCGGCCGAGCCGGAGCTGCACGGCCTGGTGCTCCGCACCGACCCGGCGGCGCTGGCGCTCCTGGAGTCGGAGGTGCGCCGGCTCTCGGGCGGCGCCTGCGAGGTGAAGGCGCGGCCGCTCGACGCGGAGCACACCGGCGTGCTGGTGGTGGTCCCGCGCGCGGCCGGGCGCGCCCTGACGGCCCTGTTCTTCGAGCGCGGCGTGGACGAGGTGCGCCTGCCGCCGGCGTACGGCGGGCGGCGCCTGCTCGACGTGCTCCTGCTGCTGTCGGCGCGTGCCCGGGCGCTGCCGGAGGAGATCGCCGCGGCGGACGCGGCGCTGGCGCGGCTCGGCGCCGGGCTCGCCCCGGCGCTGGCGGGCGCGCGCGCCCGGGCCGAAGGCGAGCTGGCGCGGCTGCACGCCATGGGGAGCTGCGGCGAGACCCGCTTCGCGTTCGTGGCCACCGGCTACATGCCCGCCGAGCAGGTCGCGGCGCTGCGGGCCGCCGTCGCCGCCGAGCTGGGCGACCGGATCACGGTGCTGGCCGAGCGTCCGCGGCGGTCGGAGTGGCCGCAGGTCCCGGTGGTGCTCCGCAACCGTGGCTGGCTGCGCCCGTTCGAGCGGCTCCTCGCGCTCGTCTCGCTCCCGCGCTACGGCTCGGTGGACCCGACGCCCTGGCTGGCCCTGTTCTTCCCGCTGTTCTTCGGCCTGGTGCTGGGCGACGTGGCGTTCGGCGCGGCGGGGGTGGCGGTGTCGCTCTGGGCGCGCCGGCGCGGCTGGGGGGGGCGGGCCGGGCGCGACCTCGCCTGGGTGGCGCTGTGGTGCTCGGCGTCGTCGGCGTTCTTTGGCCTGCTCTACGGCGAGGCGCTGGGCGAGCTCGGCGCCCACCTGGGGCTGCACCCGCTGCTGCTCGACCGCCGGCGGGGCTTCATGTCCTTCCTCGCCGGCGTGCTCGCCCTCGGCGGCGTCCACGTGCTGCTGGGCATGGGGCTCGGCGTCGGGTCGGCGCTGCGCGAGCGGCACGTGCGCGAGGCGGTCGGCCGGGCCGCGAAGGGGGTGCTCCTCGTCGCGGCCGCGGCCAGCGCGGCCGCGCTGGCGGGGAAGCTGCCGGCGGGGGCGCTGCGGCCGGCGCTGTTCGGCACCCTGGGCGCGCTCGCGGTGGCGGTGGGGGCCGAGGGGCCGATGGCCGCGCTCGACCTCGTGCTCGGGCTCGGGAACGTCCTGTCCTACGCCCGCCTCATGGCGCTCGGGCTCGCCTCGGCGATGCTCGCCGAGGTGGCGAACCTGATCGCCGCGACGCTCGAGCCCGCGCCGGTCGGGATCGCCATCGGCGTGCTGCTGCACGCGGTCAACTTCAGCCTGTGCCTGATCAGCCCGATCGTGGCGGCGCTGCGCCTGCACTACGTGGAGTTCTTCGAGAAGTTCTACCAGGAGGGCGGCGAGCCGTTCCGGCCGTTCGCCCTCGACGCATGA
- a CDS encoding ATPase translates to MDKVLITLAAALAVGVTALATAWVQSRIGSAGAGALAEKPEVRGAVIVMLAIPETLVILGFVVAVLILTGG, encoded by the coding sequence GTGGACAAGGTGCTCATCACGCTGGCCGCCGCGCTCGCCGTCGGCGTCACCGCCCTCGCCACCGCCTGGGTCCAGTCGCGCATCGGGTCGGCCGGCGCCGGCGCCCTGGCGGAGAAGCCGGAGGTGCGCGGCGCGGTCATCGTCATGCTCGCCATCCCGGAGACCCTGGTGATCCTCGGGTTCGTGGTGGCGGTGCTGATCCTGACCGGAGGGTGA
- a CDS encoding V-type ATP synthase subunit F, with product MAAAPGGRAGVAAGAAGALRLAVAVRPADALGFRLAGAPVEAVAPGEEAAAFRRLLGDAEVGVLAAEEELLRSVPERLLARVRERGLPVVLPFALPRRLGEEGRGRAYVAALIRRAVGYGVKLGSAGGGGAT from the coding sequence ATGGCGGCCGCGCCTGGCGGGCGGGCGGGGGTGGCGGCCGGCGCGGCGGGCGCGCTGCGGCTCGCGGTGGCGGTGCGGCCGGCGGACGCGCTGGGCTTCCGGCTGGCGGGGGCGCCTGTCGAGGCGGTGGCGCCGGGCGAGGAGGCGGCGGCCTTCCGGCGGCTGCTCGGGGACGCGGAGGTCGGGGTGCTGGCCGCGGAGGAGGAGCTGCTGCGCTCGGTCCCGGAGCGCCTGCTCGCGCGCGTGCGCGAGCGCGGCCTGCCGGTGGTGCTGCCGTTCGCGCTGCCGCGGCGCCTGGGCGAGGAGGGCAGGGGGCGCGCCTACGTCGCGGCGCTCATCCGCCGCGCCGTGGGCTACGGGGTCAAGCTGGGCAGCGCGGGCGGGGGAGGGGCGACATGA
- a CDS encoding V-type ATP synthase subunit A — protein MSGTLMRMAGPTVVAEGLSGASLNEVVRVGEERLLGEIIRIEGDRATIQVYEETAGLALGEPVEASGEPLAVELGPGLLGSVFDGVQRPLSELAAREGDFLGRGASLPALDRTRAWEFEPAVAPGDRVEGGARLGVARAPGAPDHPVVVPPGVTGRVAEVRGGARRVDEPAVLLEGGATLALLERWPVRRPRPARRRLPPDVPFLTGQRVLDCFFPVSAGGTAVVPGGFGTGKTVLEQSLAKWAAADVVVYVGCGERGNEMSEVLDEFPRLEDPRTGGPLLARTVMIVNTSNMPVAAREASIYTGCAIAEYFRDMGRSVALMIDSTSRWAEALREISARLEEMPGEEGYPTYLASRLARFYERAGRVETLGGAEGAVTMVGAVSPPGGDLSEPVTQCSLRATGALWALSADLAHRRHYPAVDWSVSFTLEGDRLAGWFEREAGDGFGALRDEARKLLQRERELAEVAELVGTESLQDAERLVLESARLLREGFLRQSALDPADATCPPAKAFEMLRLFLEWHRRAGAAVGAGVPLRSILDTGLGARLLRLAQLPAAEVPGAAAALRADLSEALARLEAE, from the coding sequence ATGAGCGGGACGCTGATGCGGATGGCCGGACCGACGGTGGTGGCGGAGGGCCTCTCCGGCGCGAGCCTGAACGAGGTGGTGCGCGTCGGCGAGGAGCGGCTGCTCGGCGAGATCATCCGCATCGAGGGCGACCGCGCCACCATCCAGGTCTACGAGGAGACCGCGGGGCTCGCGCTGGGCGAGCCGGTGGAGGCCTCGGGCGAGCCGCTCGCGGTGGAGCTCGGCCCGGGGCTGCTCGGCTCGGTGTTCGACGGCGTGCAGCGTCCGCTCTCCGAGCTGGCCGCGCGCGAGGGCGACTTCCTGGGCCGCGGCGCCTCGCTGCCGGCGCTGGACCGCACGCGCGCCTGGGAGTTCGAGCCCGCCGTCGCGCCCGGCGACCGCGTCGAGGGCGGCGCGCGCCTGGGCGTGGCGCGCGCGCCGGGCGCCCCCGACCACCCGGTGGTGGTCCCGCCCGGCGTGACCGGTCGCGTCGCGGAGGTCCGCGGCGGCGCGCGGCGCGTGGACGAGCCGGCGGTGCTGCTGGAAGGGGGCGCCACGCTCGCGCTGCTGGAGCGCTGGCCGGTGCGCCGCCCCCGCCCGGCGCGCCGCCGCCTCCCGCCGGACGTGCCGTTCCTCACCGGGCAGCGGGTGCTGGACTGCTTCTTCCCGGTCTCGGCGGGCGGGACCGCGGTGGTGCCGGGCGGCTTCGGCACCGGCAAGACGGTGCTGGAGCAGAGCCTGGCGAAGTGGGCCGCCGCCGACGTGGTCGTCTACGTGGGCTGCGGCGAGCGCGGCAACGAGATGTCCGAGGTGCTGGACGAGTTCCCGCGGCTCGAGGACCCGCGCACCGGCGGGCCGCTGCTCGCGCGCACGGTGATGATCGTGAACACCTCGAACATGCCGGTGGCCGCGCGCGAGGCGTCCATCTACACGGGCTGCGCCATCGCCGAGTACTTCCGCGACATGGGCCGATCGGTGGCGCTCATGATCGACTCCACCTCGCGCTGGGCCGAGGCGCTGCGCGAGATCTCGGCGCGGCTGGAGGAGATGCCGGGCGAGGAGGGCTACCCGACCTACCTCGCCTCGCGGCTGGCGCGCTTCTACGAGCGCGCGGGCCGGGTCGAGACGCTGGGCGGGGCCGAGGGCGCGGTGACCATGGTGGGCGCGGTGTCGCCGCCCGGCGGCGACCTCTCGGAGCCGGTCACCCAGTGCTCGCTCCGCGCCACCGGCGCGCTCTGGGCGCTCTCGGCCGACCTGGCGCACCGCCGCCACTACCCGGCGGTGGACTGGAGCGTGTCCTTCACGCTGGAGGGCGACCGGCTCGCGGGCTGGTTCGAGCGCGAGGCGGGCGACGGGTTCGGCGCGCTGCGCGACGAGGCGCGCAAGCTCCTGCAGCGAGAGCGCGAGCTGGCCGAGGTGGCCGAGCTCGTGGGGACCGAGTCGCTGCAGGACGCCGAGCGGCTGGTGCTGGAGTCGGCGCGGCTGCTGCGCGAGGGCTTCCTGCGCCAGAGCGCGCTCGATCCGGCGGACGCGACCTGTCCGCCCGCGAAGGCGTTCGAGATGCTCCGGCTGTTCCTCGAGTGGCACCGGCGCGCCGGCGCCGCGGTCGGCGCGGGCGTGCCGCTCCGGTCGATCCTCGACACCGGCCTGGGTGCGCGCCTGCTCCGGCTGGCGCAGCTCCCGGCCGCCGAGGTGCCCGGGGCGGCGGCCGCGCTGCGCGCGGATCTCTCGGAGGCGCTGGCGCGCCTGGAGGCGGAGTGA
- a CDS encoding chemotaxis protein CheW, with the protein MTEGERRRAGAPIDWKALEDRLARAASALGAGARPSGDAARAALQARARALAAPPPAPRPAGARPVLAFRLGGERYALETEVVREVARPPRLARLPGAPAFVAGLANLRGELVDVIDVREYLGAPPVPADERTRLVVLGAERAELALLADEVDGLDELVPADLLPAPAAPRRARPEYVRGVTAAGLALLDGPALLRDPRLVVDAPSLPTEVT; encoded by the coding sequence ATGACCGAGGGTGAACGAAGGCGCGCCGGCGCGCCGATCGACTGGAAGGCACTGGAGGACCGGCTGGCCCGCGCCGCGTCGGCGCTGGGCGCCGGCGCGCGCCCGTCCGGCGACGCCGCCCGCGCCGCGCTCCAGGCCCGGGCGCGCGCGCTCGCCGCGCCCCCGCCCGCCCCGCGCCCGGCCGGCGCCCGCCCGGTGCTGGCGTTCCGGCTGGGCGGCGAGCGCTACGCGCTCGAGACCGAGGTGGTCCGCGAGGTGGCGCGGCCGCCGCGGCTGGCGAGGCTGCCCGGGGCGCCCGCGTTCGTGGCCGGCCTCGCGAACCTGCGCGGTGAGCTGGTCGACGTGATCGACGTCCGGGAGTACCTGGGTGCGCCGCCCGTCCCCGCCGACGAGCGCACTCGCCTCGTCGTCCTCGGGGCGGAGCGCGCCGAGCTGGCGCTCCTCGCCGACGAGGTGGACGGGCTCGACGAGCTGGTCCCGGCCGACCTGCTCCCCGCCCCCGCCGCCCCGCGCCGCGCCCGGCCCGAGTACGTCCGCGGCGTCACCGCCGCCGGCCTGGCGCTGCTCGACGGCCCGGCCCTGCTCCGTGACCCACGGCTCGTCGTGGACGCCCCTTCCCTCCCGACCGAGGTGACCTGA